The DNA sequence GATCGCTTCATCCTCATATTTCTGAAGAGCTTTAACAGATATACCTACAGCATTGGCTAGTTCATGTAGTCCATAACCTTTCTTTATCCTTAACTCTCTAAGCTTCTTTCCATCTATCTTGACATAGTACATACCTTTGAACTCATAGATGTATACTTTATCACCTTTAACAAAGTCCTTAACAGTTTTAGGCTGAACAATACCTATTCTATCCCTTATATGTAATACACCTTCTTCAACTTCACGATCATTAATTCTATCTGCTATTAATACGGCATTGATCTTCAAGAATTCTGTTAATTTCTTAAGTTCTTTAAAAACAAAATGCTTTGTATAAGTTCTCTTTGATACTTTCATGAATACTATCTCATTGTCTTTCTTAATAATGCAATCTAGCGTTCTTTTCTCTGATAAGGGAAAGCCTAATTTATGAACTATTTGAGCATTAAACAACTGTAAGGATTTCTCGATATTCTCTACCGTAGTACGGCTTTCCTCCGGCATCATGTGTCACTAAGTATCTGGTTTAATATCATGTGCACATAATGAGTTCACGATCCCTATCTAACTAATAAGTAAAGAGTAAAATAAATCTTTAACTATATCAGGGTAAAATACAAGTGTTACCTTTTCCTATGGTATATCGCGTAGACCATCGCATGATCTTTATCGAAAGGTTCTAGATGTACTACATCCATTATCTCAAATCCTCTACTCCTTAGCGTTTCTATTTCTTTTCTGTAAATTTCACTTGGTTCAGCTGTGACATCAATACTTCGAGCTTTAATCGCTAACAACAACCAGCCCTCATCAACCAGAAACATATTGGCATTATCTGCAACTATTGAGGCTTGTTCTGGTTGTGCTACATCAGCGTAGAGTCCATCAACTCCTCCGATTAGATATCTATATCTTCTGGACATTCGAGCATCCTCCAAAATCGGTATAATGTTTTTCCTATCTTCGGCAACAACTATGAGTTCCCTCATAACTCTTGGAGCAAATTCTACTGCATAAACCGCTCCCTCATAACCAACAATATCCGAAATATGGCTGGGGGTTGTACCTGAACCTGCACCTAGATACAGTATCTTTTGACCTTTTCTTACAGGCATCTCCTTAAGTCCTTTGACTATTGCTGCAGCAAGTTTGCTTCTGTAGGTGTTCCACTCTCTATATTCCTCATCTTTCCATCTATAGAGATGTTCACTGTATACACGTTTACCTGGTACTAAATTCTTTGTTGCAAGTCTGCTAGTTCCATCATCAAGTTCAACTATATAAACATCCTTGAATCTTTCATGCTCATATAGATTCACAACTTCAGACATATATGAATACCCTACCGCTATATCTTATAACAATTAATAAGCTTATTTAATTATCTTCTTTTCCTTCTTTCTGTAGGGGGTTTACTTTCTTTCTTAGGTGGTTTTGGATATAGTTGTTTTATTTCATCAATTCTTTCATATAGTTTAGACCTGAGCTCATCTCCGATGTATCTACCGGTAAAGAAGTCTATCCTAGCAGCTATCGAAAGTTTTGTTGCAAGAGCTCTAGATATCTTACCTCTTTGCCATTTGGGTGCTTTTCTAATTTCGGGATATTGAAATATTACCCCATGTTTTGGTGGCTTACCTCCAGTTCTAAGAGCTCTAAACAGAGCTTTTTCAGCTCCAAGAACTTGTACAGTACTTGCTGGCACTCTCGCTAATTCTTCAAGACTACCGACAAGACTTAACAGTCTTGCACCTAGTAATGGTCCTACAAGAGCTGTTACATTTGGTGCTACTTCCTTCATTACCTGGCTTATGTATTCAGTTAATCTTTCACGTAGTTCGTATAACTCTAACCATATGTTTGCAAAGACCTTAATTATATTCATATCAATTTCTGAAAGTTCTGCGCCTATACTTTTTTGTGCAGCTTCTACAATTCTTTTAGCTTTTCCCTCAGATATGCCAAGCTTTATTAGTTTATTCACTTCCATTTGCTCTCTAAAACCTATTTCAGCTGCTATCTTTACATATTCTTCATGTTCTCTCGAGATGTCGTCGAGTTCTGGAAAATGAACGCTATACCATTCTCTTAATCTAACTGCAAAAAGGTTTAGTGTCTTATCTATATCGTCTATAGCCCTTATTGCTTGTACAGCAAGGAGGTCTCTTTTCTGTGCATATCGTCTAAGCTTTCTTCTAGTTAATTCAAGTGAAACCTCATGTAGATACTCTTTGAATACTTTATCGTCTGGAAACAGACCTAGCTCTACAGATAGCTTAGATACGTTTTTCCTTATGTTGATTATAGCCTCTGGTGCTATAGCTACATCACATTTTAATCCCTTTTGTATAATTTCTCTAGCTATATCTGGATCTTCAACAATTAATGTAATATCGCCCAAATCTTCTCTAGACCTAATACTCTCTATAATTTGTGAAAATGCGTTGTTCATTTTACCTTCTGAAACTGCTACAAGTTCTTCAACTACCTTGCCTATATCTTTTGGATACATTACTTTCTCTACAATATTGCCGTTCTCGTCTACGGCAAATACTCCTATACATGTGTCAGCTAGGTACAACTTTTTAGTCATCATGTATCACCAGACCTGCTAGTACAATGCAATAAGAAATATATAAACTATACTTTGCAATAGTCGATATATCTAACGATATAATTGAGGTTCATCACTAAAAACATTTACGATACTCGTATTGGTGTTTCTAGCAAACAGGAAACAGATATCGCTAATGAAGAATGTATTTGGGTAATAAGCTTAAAAAGGTACAAAGTTGTACGTAGTGAGGGGCGCGTAGATATGCCTTCCCATGGTTCACTAACTAAGGCAGGTAAAGTAAGAAGTCAAACACCAAAGATATCTGCGAAACCTAAGAGAAATCTTGTACCTAGAATTAGAAACAGACGTGAGTATTGGATTAGACAGCGGAAGCTCCAAGGTTTACCTGTACCAACAGTTGTTCCACCATCATCTGTTCCCAGAAAGACATCCGGTTGATGTATATCTCTTGATCCATATAGATACTATTTGTGGTCCGCATAAAGTATTGATGGACTGTAAATTGTAGTTCTCCATGGGTAACAGTCTTTAAGCCTTAAATTACGTTAATGTTATGTCATTAATCTAGAAGATTATTGACCAGAATACAGAGCTAAAGGTACTGGGTGGCGATCGGACTTTGAGATCAAGTATTAAGATACCTGATGATATAAATTATAGTAGTGTTGAACTTAAGGTAGGATTAGAAATACATCAACAGTTAGATACCAATTCAAAACTTTTTTGCAATTGTGGTACTCTGTTAGCTGATGAAAACGAATTAAATGTGGCTGACCAAGTAGTTAGATATCTCAGGGCCACAAGAAGTGAGCTAGGTGAAATAGATGCTGCAGCCTCTTTTGAAACTCAGCGGAAACGGAGATACATGTATTTGGCTCCCACATCTACAACATGTCTCGTGGAATTGGATGAAGAACCTCCCCATCCACTAAATAGAGAAGCATTGCTTATAGCAATAGCTGTAGCCAAGTCTTTGAACTCTATGGTTGTTGATGAAATACACGTCATGAGGAAAATAGTTGTAGATGGTTCAAATACCACAGGTTTTCAAAGAACAGCTATCATAGCTCTTGGTGGTTACATAGAGGATGAAGAAGGTCTAGTTCATATTCAGAGTATAGCTCTAGAAGAGGATGCTGCAAGAAAGGTATCTGAAGATTCTTCTTCTGTTAGTTATGCTCTTGATAGACTGGGTATACCCTTGATCGAAATATCAACAGCACCTGATATAAGGTCTCCTCAGCAAGCAAAGCATGTAGCTGAAAAGATAGGTCTTCTACTCAGACTTTCGGGTAAGGTTAAAAGAGGTATAGGCACAATAAGACAGGATCTGAATCTCTCAATAAAAGGGTCTTCAAAGATAGAGATCAAAGGTGTACAGAAGCTTGAACTCATACCTAAGGTCATACAAGAAGAAACAAGGCGGCTTGTAGGTTTACTTATGATAAAAGAAGAACTCGGCAAAAGAGGTGCTAAAGGTGAAGAGATTCTATCTCAAAAGCCTATTGATATAACGGAATATCTGAAGATGTGTAACAGTAGACTTATACAAGAGGGATTGAAGAAAGGCTACAAGGTGTATGCCATTAAGCTTCCATATTTTGGTGGACTTCTAGGCGTAGAGCTACAAACAGGTAGAAGATTTGGAACAGAACTTGCTGATTATGCTAGACAGTGGGCTGGAGTAAAAGGTATAATACATAGTGATGAGCTACCTGGATATGGAATAAATGAAGATGTTGTAAACAAGATATTCAAGCTACTAGAGGCTCACGAATATGATGCATTCGTTTTAGTAATTGATGAACCTGGTAGAGTTGTAAGAGCACTTGAAGTTGTTAGAGATAGAGCTTATCAGGCACTCCACGGTATTCCTAAAGAGACTCGTGGGGCAAATGAAGACGGTACCACTAGGTACCTTAGACCTCAGCCTGGTTCTGCCAGAATGTATCCTGAAACAGACGTTCCTCCTATACGTATCGATGAATCGATGCTTAAGGAAGCTGAAAAATTAATTCCACCACCAATTGATGTTAAATTAAAGCAAATGGTAGAAATGTATGGTCTTAGCATGGAGTTAGCTAACCAGCTACTTCATAGTGATTATTTGAACCTATTTGAAGACACTGTTAAACACTATCATATTGAACCAAAGCTTGTAGCCACAATATTTACAACACTAGTTGGTGAATTAAGGAAAGAGGGCGTAGACGTACAAAAAATAGGAACTACGGAGTTTCACATGCTTATGAGAGTCATAGAATCGTATAATATTAAAGATAAAGATACAATAAAACAGCTCATAGTTAAGATTGCTAAAGAACCTAGTATAGATTTAGAAACCCTTACTAATTTCGTACACTCTTTACGTATTACCGAAGATGACATTAGAAACATAGTTAGGGCTAAGATATACGAGAATCTTGAGGAAGTTAAAAACAAAGGAGTGAAGGCATTTCAGTACATCATGGGAAAGGTTATGAACGAACTTAGAGGACGCGTAGATGGTAAAACTGTTGCATCAATTGTTAAAGAAGAGCTGGATAAACTCTTAACTCATGGATGAAGCGACCTTGATGTCACAGCATGTTTCTTGCAGTATTTCTTTTAACGAATGGATTAAACAAAGGGATGAAGTTTACAGAAGGTTCTTAGAGGATATAGAAATAGGGTATGCTGATCGCGATGTAATAGACTTTATTAAACTTGTCTTTACAAAGAAGAAGATATATACAACTAGTTCGTGTAGCGGTAGAATAACTGTAATTGATGCTTCTTATCCTTGGCTTAGGGAAGAATCTTATGTGATATACAAAAAACATGAACCGATTACCGTTGATGATATAGAACAGATCATTTATAGTCATATCCCTAAGTACAGATTCTGGTTGGTGGCTAGTGGACCAATACTACATTTCGTAGTATTAGATCTACAGTCAGCTTCGCTACTTTTAAAGATTGTACATGGAGCAGGATTCAAGCATAGTGGTATAATTTCTCTAGGAGGATCAGGAATAGTGATAGAGGCTGTTAGCGGTACATGGACTTCGTTTTTGCTTAAAGAAGGAAGCGAATTGCTTGTTAGCGATCTTGCTAGAATCGTAAAAGTAGCTAACGAAGTACTTATTGAAGGTAAGAAAAGATTAGAAAAACTATTTAAGGTGATCAAAGAAACTGACATATAGCAAAGATGTAATATATAGCTAGGTGATTGTGATGGAAGATATATGGAGCATAATAAAACCATTGACCTCTGGTCAGGAAGAGATGTTCAATGCTTTAAATGATAAAAATTACGAAGTACTGGGATTCTTTGGACCTACAGGAACAGGTAAATCACTATTTAGTTTAGCCTACGGCGTTCACTGTTTATTAAACAATAAGTATATCAGATTCATAATCATAAGACCTGTTGTTGACATTATAACTGGCGAAGAAATAGTGATAGCCAAAATGCCTCAGGCTTTTGCAGAGGCTATGAAAAACTACATCAGAGATATATTAGGTTCATTTATCGAATGGAGTAAAATAGAGGCTTTAATCAATGATGGTAAGATCGTATTAGCGGATCCCAGATATTTGAGGGGACGTTCATTTGATAACTCTGTAGTATTTCTAGATGATATTCAGCTTATGAAACCCGAGAGCATTATCGAAGCTATAGTCAGGGTCGGTAAAAACAGTAGACTTATAGTAGCTGGAGATCCCGTTTTCCAAGCACTTAAAGAAGTAGGAGAAGACCCCTCAGCTCTCATCAGAGAGGTTCTACTAAGCGAAGAAAAATCGTATGTCGTAGATTTAGGTATAAAAGATATAGTTAGAGAAGGTGCAAAACGAGGACTTAGATTCCTTGTAGAATACAAACTTAGATCCAGAAAGTTAACAGATGAAGAGAAACGAATATATGATGTAGTTAAAGCTAAAGCACCAGATGCAGATATCATTACCGTTGTCGATTTGTCTGAACCTAAGAAAACATACGAAATTACTCAAGAACACGTTCCTGATGTACTCATAATAGTTAAACAAGGCCATATGGGAAGACTTGTAGGAAGAGGTGGTGAAAGAATAAACGTCGCTGAAAAAGAGCTAGACAAAAAATTAAGAGGCGCTGAATTAAATCTAGATTTCAAAGAGATGGTTCGATCTCTTCATCCTACATCATGGATATGGAAACATATAGAGGAAGTAGATTTTGCTGGACCCAATCTTCAGATAAATGTATATGAAGATGTTATCGGAGCTGCTGTTGGACAAAAAGGAGCTTATGTAAGGTTCTTAGACACAGTATTTAAGAAGTTATTAGGAGTTGGAGTAAAGGTTATAGCTATAGAAAGGAAAAGAGAGAAAAGAGAGAGAAGGAGTAAGTAAATCTAGGGAATCTTGTCGAAAATCAAGGATTAAGATATTCATAATCAGTACATAATGTGGGTATCATTGTGAAGCAGCAGATGAAATACAATTAAGTAAGCTTATGAATAAGTTAATTCTAATGTAGATCTTATGATGTGAAATACCTCTCATTTCATAATCTTGGGTGACATAATGAGAATACTGATAGAGAATGCTTCTATCTATTCTTTACCAAATAAGCAATTTATTGAAAAAGGATTTGTATACATAGATAAAGGAGTTATAACATCCGTAGGAACAGGGAATCCTCCACCTGAACTAGAATTTGCTGATTACGTTATAGATGGGCGGTATTCCGTCGCTATGCCTGGATTTGCAATAGGTATGGGCGATATACTTAGATATGTATTTAGATTCGAAAAGGGCTCTATAGACAACATTATAAGCACATTAAGCTCAAATGATATAGAGGCTCTGGTAGCAACGAATCTTGCTTCCTTTGCTTTAAATGGTGTCACATCCATTGTCACACGTGTAGATATTATTGATCAAAAAATACTTTCAGCAATTGTACGAGCGGCATCTGAATGTTGGATAAGAGTTCGAATACTTATCCCTATAAACAATATCGATGCAAATTCTGTTGAAGAAATCATTAAGTCGGCTCTAAAGAATGTACATGATCAAGAAGCTATAAACAAAAACATAATAACCTTTGGACTCTATATTGATGTTAAATCTGATAAGAATATAATATATGTTGCTAAAACATTTAATGCTAGACTCTATATAGATCAGGATGTTATAGAGACTATAGAGAGAAACAGTAATGTAATGAAAGATTGCACTCTAATTATTCGTAAATCCTTAAGCATAGAGTATATACCTATACAGAAAATTGTTTACCTAGACCCCAATCTATGGCATCCCGAAAAAGGGTTAATTTCATTAGATCCTCTACAGCTCAATCCCAAGTCCTTTATAATCACTATGGGTAGAGTTATTGAAAAACCACTAGAAATAATAAGTACTTTATGTCAATATAATCCATCAAACTTAGGCATAGGAACAGATATTATAGAGAATGGGAAACCAGCGGATATAATAGTACTGGATTTCTCTAAACCACCTACAGGACCTATACCTATAACTGAATACAATATCGCTAGAGAAATTACATCAACGAATTATACTGTCGACACAGTTGTGATAGGAGGTGAACTTGTTGTTGATCAAGGGCTTATACTTACAATTGGTGATAAACATATAAGGAAAGCTCGTTCAGTTATAGAAAGTATTGACAAAAGAGCACAAATACTGTGACGTATACTATGTTTTGACCTAGGGGCTTAGATAATATTAAAACTGGAATTATAGTGATGCATCATGTTTGTTACTTATGTAAGTAATTATTTGTCCACATATTATAGTGGTACAATGTATATGAAACCTTAATCATGGTGTTCTCCTCGAGGATTTATTCACGTATTATAATGTGGTAGTAGGGTCACAGAATATATTTGTTCAAAAACTATATCTAAGTATGGGATACTAATGAAAAAGAATGAAGAAATAGTGCTTTTCTGTGTAAGCACAGAATGTATTGATGATATGCTTAAGAAATTGATTGATTTATATAGAGTTGAACTATATAGCTATAACAATATAGCAAAACGCTACGGTATTTACTTGAAACCTGTACATATAGCTGTTAAGAAACACAAAAATGGTTCAAAAGTGTATCATTACTATGGTAGATATTGGTACAAGATAATGTATAGTGAAGGTAGGCTTGTTTGGACATACATCGGTAAAGAGAAACCACTTGATGAATTGCCTGATCCTCCACTAAATCCATTTATGGTTGTGAAAGTCTTGAGGTCTGAAGATAGGGAAAAAGCTTGTGTTTATGTAGATAACAGATATAGTCTACAGAATGTGTATAGATACTTTGTGTCAGCTCTTGAGAGTAGCACTCTATGTTCGAACCTCGATAAAAGAATCGTGCTAAGTAACCTAGTAGCTGAGTGATAATATGGATAAAGTACTAAACGTTATACTGAAGGTTAAATCATGTGAAAACTTGGTTAACATCATTACAGATCCTACTCATTACTCACAATTCGAATTTGATGCTTTAATGAAGAGATACGCAGATTATGACAAAATTCTTCATTCTGTCTTTCAAGGTGATGTAGAAGGTCATGATGCTGATAAGAACTTTATCACAGTAGCTTCTGATCCTGTGTACCTCTTGTTGGCCGCCATAGCCATAATCTTAGGAGATCCTTATATAGGTAGATTTTCTCTACAATTCTCAAAAACCTATAAACGAAAAGTTCTCGAAGCTCTAGACGATGAGAACATCATTCTTCGCTCAAGTGTATTAGGACTAAATATAGAATATCGTGAAACATGCTTTAAAGAGATACTTTATATTGTATCACATAGCAATACAATAACGAGTATATGTTACAAATATCGTATACCTGTACATATCTATCTAAATGTTGCACAGAAACTGTTAACAGAATCTTCATGGAAGTTATCTGCATTCCCTATACACAAAGGTTATATCTATATAGATGATAGAGAAAAAGTCTTGAGGCTGATTTCGGAAGGCATATATAATGTAGCAAGCTCTAGACTTAGAGAACTAAGATCCACATGCATTAATCTAGATGACTTCAGAGAAAATCTACTCAATTCGATAAAAACCATACACACAGATCTGGGCTCAGTTGTTAATGAGTTTCTAAACTCGATTACTACAAAAGTGGATAGAAATAGAAGAAGTGTCAACGAAGCAGATGTATTAACGTCCACAAGTATCACTTCTCTGGAGATCCATAATATTGATGAGCTCGTCTCTGTAGCTCAAACTCTCTTTCCTCCATGTATACGAAAACTTATTGAAGATATTACCAAAGGAGAAAATCTATCGCATCACCAACGTTTTGCATTAGCCACATTCTTAATAAACATGGGTATAAACATAGATACAATAGTGAGGTTGTTTAGCTATAGTCCAGATTTTAACGAGAGGATTACCCGGTATCAGATAGAGCATTTAGCTGGGCTTAAAGGATCTAAGAAGAAGTACCTTGTGTACAGTTGTGATACCATGAAGACCTTGGGAATGTGTAAAGCTGAATGCAATATTAAGAACCCTCTTATCTATGTAAGAAAATTGTCGAGTTTCAGTTCAAGAAAGAACGAGATAAGTAAAACGAAGCAGTAGATATGATTTATACTATATTGCATACCATCTCATCAACTAAGCTTTTGCAGCTAAATAATACATGATTTTTCCTCCGGCGAATTCTAGTGATATGTTTAGAGGTGCTTCTGAACCATACTTTAAATCCACAATGTTACTTAGACTGAGTATATCTATTACCTTAGCTAGGTATTCGCTATCATATGAAACTGTAGCACTCTTATTTACCTTTAGACTTATAATGTTCCCTGAATCTGTGGTCAATCTATATATACTTCTCCTTGTATCGTAGTCAAAGAACGTTAGAGATTCGCTATCAGATGATATACCTATTGTTGAAGCTATATCCGATAACTCAGTAATAGTTGTCTTAAGCGGTGATGTCAAAATCGATGCCTCTACATCGTATACCGGTTTAAGTTCCGGTACCTCTTCTGCTAACACACCTATATTTCTAAACTTGTATCTTCTCGGATTTGTTCCCTCAATAACTATCTCTACGTATTCTTCATTAGCTGTTACAATTATCTTATCGCTTTTTTTCAAGTTTTTGAGTATCTTTGCTAGATTCGATACAGCTAAACCTATAGATATACTATCATCTACCTTGAATTCATGGAATGTCTCAGGAGGTAAATCGATAATCAGCATAGCTATTCTGCTTGGATCTAGAGCCCTTATATGCACTCCTTCAGGATTCACCTGTATCGCCGTTTCATCGACAAGTTCTGCAACAGTCTTTAAAACCGCTATATAATCTCTCGCACTTGG is a window from the Ignisphaera sp. genome containing:
- a CDS encoding 30S ribosomal protein S30e, which produces MPSHGSLTKAGKVRSQTPKISAKPKRNLVPRIRNRREYWIRQRKLQGLPVPTVVPPSSVPRKTSG
- a CDS encoding C/D box methylation guide ribonucleoprotein complex aNOP56 subunit (functions along with aFIB and aL7a; guides 2'-O-methylation of ribose to specific sites in RNAs): MTKKLYLADTCIGVFAVDENGNIVEKVMYPKDIGKVVEELVAVSEGKMNNAFSQIIESIRSREDLGDITLIVEDPDIAREIIQKGLKCDVAIAPEAIINIRKNVSKLSVELGLFPDDKVFKEYLHEVSLELTRRKLRRYAQKRDLLAVQAIRAIDDIDKTLNLFAVRLREWYSVHFPELDDISREHEEYVKIAAEIGFREQMEVNKLIKLGISEGKAKRIVEAAQKSIGAELSEIDMNIIKVFANIWLELYELRERLTEYISQVMKEVAPNVTALVGPLLGARLLSLVGSLEELARVPASTVQVLGAEKALFRALRTGGKPPKHGVIFQYPEIRKAPKWQRGKISRALATKLSIAARIDFFTGRYIGDELRSKLYERIDEIKQLYPKPPKKESKPPTERRKRR
- the gatE gene encoding Glu-tRNA(Gln) amidotransferase subunit GatE, whose product is MRSSIKIPDDINYSSVELKVGLEIHQQLDTNSKLFCNCGTLLADENELNVADQVVRYLRATRSELGEIDAAASFETQRKRRYMYLAPTSTTCLVELDEEPPHPLNREALLIAIAVAKSLNSMVVDEIHVMRKIVVDGSNTTGFQRTAIIALGGYIEDEEGLVHIQSIALEEDAARKVSEDSSSVSYALDRLGIPLIEISTAPDIRSPQQAKHVAEKIGLLLRLSGKVKRGIGTIRQDLNLSIKGSSKIEIKGVQKLELIPKVIQEETRRLVGLLMIKEELGKRGAKGEEILSQKPIDITEYLKMCNSRLIQEGLKKGYKVYAIKLPYFGGLLGVELQTGRRFGTELADYARQWAGVKGIIHSDELPGYGINEDVVNKIFKLLEAHEYDAFVLVIDEPGRVVRALEVVRDRAYQALHGIPKETRGANEDGTTRYLRPQPGSARMYPETDVPPIRIDESMLKEAEKLIPPPIDVKLKQMVEMYGLSMELANQLLHSDYLNLFEDTVKHYHIEPKLVATIFTTLVGELRKEGVDVQKIGTTEFHMLMRVIESYNIKDKDTIKQLIVKIAKEPSIDLETLTNFVHSLRITEDDIRNIVRAKIYENLEEVKNKGVKAFQYIMGKVMNELRGRVDGKTVASIVKEELDKLLTHG
- a CDS encoding fibrillarin-like rRNA/tRNA 2'-O-methyltransferase, translating into MSEVVNLYEHERFKDVYIVELDDGTSRLATKNLVPGKRVYSEHLYRWKDEEYREWNTYRSKLAAAIVKGLKEMPVRKGQKILYLGAGSGTTPSHISDIVGYEGAVYAVEFAPRVMRELIVVAEDRKNIIPILEDARMSRRYRYLIGGVDGLYADVAQPEQASIVADNANMFLVDEGWLLLAIKARSIDVTAEPSEIYRKEIETLRSRGFEIMDVVHLEPFDKDHAMVYAIYHRKR
- a CDS encoding PhoH family protein — translated: MEDIWSIIKPLTSGQEEMFNALNDKNYEVLGFFGPTGTGKSLFSLAYGVHCLLNNKYIRFIIIRPVVDIITGEEIVIAKMPQAFAEAMKNYIRDILGSFIEWSKIEALINDGKIVLADPRYLRGRSFDNSVVFLDDIQLMKPESIIEAIVRVGKNSRLIVAGDPVFQALKEVGEDPSALIREVLLSEEKSYVVDLGIKDIVREGAKRGLRFLVEYKLRSRKLTDEEKRIYDVVKAKAPDADIITVVDLSEPKKTYEITQEHVPDVLIIVKQGHMGRLVGRGGERINVAEKELDKKLRGAELNLDFKEMVRSLHPTSWIWKHIEEVDFAGPNLQINVYEDVIGAAVGQKGAYVRFLDTVFKKLLGVGVKVIAIERKREKRERRSK